Proteins from a genomic interval of Callospermophilus lateralis isolate mCalLat2 chromosome 1, mCalLat2.hap1, whole genome shotgun sequence:
- the LOC143394432 gene encoding cytochrome c oxidase assembly factor 5 gives MPRYYEDKPEGGACTGVKEDLGACLLHSDCVLQEGKSPRQCLKEGYCKALKYSFFECKRSMLDARSRFRGRKGY, from the coding sequence ATGCCCCGCTATTACGAGGACAAGCCGGAGGGCGGCGCGTGCACGGGCGTGAAGGAGGACCTGGGCGCCTGTCTGCTGCACTCGGACTGTGTGCTCCAGGAAGGAAAATCTCCTCGGCAGTGTTTGAAGGAAGGATACTGCAAAGCTTTGAAGTATTCATTTTTTGAGTGTAAAAGATCAATGTTGGATGCCAGATCAAGATTCAGAGGAAGAAAAGGATATTGA